The Vicia villosa cultivar HV-30 ecotype Madison, WI linkage group LG1, Vvil1.0, whole genome shotgun sequence genome includes a region encoding these proteins:
- the LOC131614047 gene encoding geraniol 8-hydroxylase-like, producing the protein MDYMSTSAVLFLLTCIVTYFVGSLYAKSKNSNYKLPPGPSFFTIMSNVVDLYNKPQQTLAKFAKFYGPVMRINLCTETTIIISSSDMAKEILHTHDSLFTDRSVPHNTTTHNHDNFSLVFLPFSPLWQHLRKICHNNLFSTKTLDASTELRRMKLKDLLNDMHKSSLTGEAVDIGRAAFKACINFLSYTFVSQDFVESLDDEYKDIVSTLLKAVGTPNISDHFPVLKILDPQGIKKHTTNYVAKVFYALDIIIDKRMEMRESEHYISNNDMLDTLLDISKEDKQKMDKKQIKHLLLDLLVAGTDTTAYGLERALSELVHNPEIMSKAKKELEETIGIGNPVDESDMDRLPYLQAVVKESLRLYPPAPMLLPRKARVDVEISGYTIPKGAQVLINEWAIGRTDIWEDAHLFSPERFIGSEIDVKGRHFKLTPFGSGRRICPGSPLAVRMLHLMLGSLINSFDWKLENNMEFKDMDLDKSLRAIPVALNKVY; encoded by the exons ATGGATTACATGAGTACTAGTGCAGTGCTCTTTTTGTTGACATGCATTGTCACATACTTTGTTGGTTCACTTTATGCAAAAAGCAAAAATTCAAACTACAAGCTTCCACCTGGACCTTCTTTTTTCACTATCATGTCAAACGTTGTTGATTTGTACAACAAGCCACAACAAACACTTGCAAAGTTTGCTAAATTCTATGGTCCTGTTATGCGTATAAACCTATGCACTGAAACCACTATAATAATCTCTTCTTCTGATATGGCCAAAGAGATTCTCCATACTCATGATTCTTTGTTCACTGATAGATCTGTTCCTCATAACACAACAACTCACAACCATGACAATTTTAGCTTAGTTTTCCTCCCATTTTCACCTCTCTGGCAACACCTTAGGAAAATATGTCATAATAATCTATTCTCCACCAAGACTCTTGACGCAAGTACAGAACTTAGACGTATGAAACTCAAAGATCTTCTCAATGATATGCATAAAAGCAGTTTAACTGGTGAAGCTGTTGATATTGGAAGAGCTGCTTTCAAGGCTTGCATTAATTTTTTGTCCTACACTTTTGTGTCTCAAGATTTTGTTGAGTCCTTGGATGATGAGTATAAGGATATAGTTTCCACTCTCCTAAAAGCTGTGGGAACACCAAACATCTCTGATCATTTTCCTGTGTTGAAAATTTTGGACCCACAAGGCATTAAGAAACACACTACTAATTATGTTGCAAAGGTATTTTATGCCTTAGATATCATAATAGACAAGCGAATGGAGATGAGAGAAAGTGAACATTATATTTCAAACAATGACATGTTAGACACCTTGTTGGACATTTCCAAAGAAGATAAGCAGAAGATggataaaaaacaaattaaacatcTATTACTT GATTTGCTTGTGGCGGGAACAGATACAACAGCGTATGGATTAGAAAGAGCACTGAGTGAACTAGTACACAATCCAGAGATTATGTCAAAAGCCAAAAAGGAACTTGAGGAGACTATTGGGATAGGAAATCCAGTTGATGAATCAGACATGGATAGGCTTCCATACTTACAAGCAGTGGTAAAAGAGAGTTTACGTTTATACCCTCCAGCTCCAATGTTGCTTCCTCGAAAAGCAAGGGTAGATGTGGAAATATCAGGATACACAATTCCAAAGGGTGCTCAAGTTTTGATAAATGAATGGGCTATCGGTAGAACAGACATATGGGAGGATGCTCATTTGTTTTCACCAGAAAGGTTTATAGGATCAGAAATAGATGTGAAGGGACGACACTTTAAGCTTACACCATTTGGGAGTGGAAGACGTATATGTCCAGGATCACCATTGGCAGTGAGGATGTTGCATTTGATGTTGGGATCATTGATCAACTCATTTGATTGGAAACTTGAAAACAATATGGAGTTTAAGGACATGGACTTGGACAAATCTTTAAGAGCTATTCCGGTTGCACTAAACAAAGTGTATTAA